A window from Megalobrama amblycephala isolate DHTTF-2021 linkage group LG9, ASM1881202v1, whole genome shotgun sequence encodes these proteins:
- the paqr7a gene encoding progestin and adipoQ receptor family member VII, a isoform X3, protein MGGLSWQEHSRHDEMDTPVCHQFWPGLLCCSWNLERKFPFSGSPEITMATIVMEQIGRLFINLQQVRQVPQMLSEALPSKTDTLRDTEVPQFFRERYIYSGYRALHQNWRYYFLSLLQRHNETINVWTHLVGALVILMRTAQFTETIDFMNDPHSWPLLILLLSSAGYMSFSAVAHLLAAKSEVCHYAFFYLDYVGVSMYQYGSAVAHYYYAIEESWHARVRGFFMPIASFLCCLSCFGCCYGKYRNYSLPTWVRKVGQVVPSAVAYSWDTSPVFHRFIIWARGDSKSSPALPFHFGQVAFFLSSAFFFTHPIPERWFPGHCDFLGQGHQVFHVLLALCTVCQINASFLDYHNRRDFYVNLHADGEASFFVLLYILTFAISALIALCMLVKVKRLFGYGGKLSKE, encoded by the coding sequence ATACGCCAGTGTGTCATCAGTTCTGGCCTGGACTATTGTGTTGCTCTTGGAATCTGGAACGTAAATTTCCATTCTCCGGTTCTCCAGAGATTACCATGGCGACAATTGTTATGGAGCAGATTGGCCGTCTCTTCATTAATCTGCAGCAGGTGAGGCAAGTTCCCCAGATGCTCTCCGAGGCCCTGCCTTCCAAGACCGACACCCTGCGTGACACGGAGGTGCCCCAATTTTTCCGTGAACGCTACATTTACTCTGGCTACCGGGCACTCCACCAGAACTGGCGCTACTACTTCCTGTCGCTCTTACAGCGGCACAACGAGACTATAAATGTTTGGACGCACCTAGTCGGAGCACTAGTGATCCTCATGAGAACTGCCCAGTTTACGGAGACCATAGATTTCATGAACGATCCTCATTCCTGGCCACTTCTCATCCTCCTCTTGTCGTCAGCAGGCTACATGAGCTTTAGCGCCGTGGCCCACCTGTTGGCGGCAAAATCGGAAGTCTGCCATTACGCCTTCTTTTACCTGGATTATGTAGGAGTGTCAATGTATCAGTATGGAAGCGCAGTGGCACACTACTACTATGCTATTGAAGAAAGTTGGCATGCACGTGTCCGAGGCTTTTTCATGCCTATTGCTAGCTTCTTGTGTTGCCTGTCTTGCTTCGGCTGCTGTTACGGGAAGTATCGCAATTACAGCCTTCCTACCTGGGTTCGTAAAGTAGGCCAAGTGGTGCCTTCAGCCGTAGCTTACAGTTGGGATACCAGTCCTGTGTTCCATCGTTTTATCATCTGGGCAAGAGGCGATTCCAAAAGCAGTCCTGCTCTGCCCTTTCACTTTGGCCAAGTGGCATTCTTTCTTTCCAGTGCTTTTTTCTTCACTCATCCTATTCCCGAGCGCTGGTTCCCAGGTCACTGTGACTTCTTAGGTCAGGGTCATCAAGTATTTCATGTGCTGCTTGCTCTGTGTACAGTCTGCCAGATCAATGCTTCATTTTTAGACTATCACAACCGTAGAGACTTCTATGTGAATCTCCATGCTGATGGCGAGGCATCGTTCTTTGTTTTGCtctatattttaacatttgccATCTCTGCTCTAATAGCCTTGTGCATGCTGGTGAAAGTAAAAAGATTGTTTGGCTATGGGGGAAAACTAAGTAAAGAATAG
- the paqr7a gene encoding progestin and adipoQ receptor family member VII, a isoform X1: MFSDRILIASLARSAADTKGVASEKHMRKTTASRILSSQFPVGNYLRCQICGRPQRRFEQLEDTPVCHQFWPGLLCCSWNLERKFPFSGSPEITMATIVMEQIGRLFINLQQVRQVPQMLSEALPSKTDTLRDTEVPQFFRERYIYSGYRALHQNWRYYFLSLLQRHNETINVWTHLVGALVILMRTAQFTETIDFMNDPHSWPLLILLLSSAGYMSFSAVAHLLAAKSEVCHYAFFYLDYVGVSMYQYGSAVAHYYYAIEESWHARVRGFFMPIASFLCCLSCFGCCYGKYRNYSLPTWVRKVGQVVPSAVAYSWDTSPVFHRFIIWARGDSKSSPALPFHFGQVAFFLSSAFFFTHPIPERWFPGHCDFLGQGHQVFHVLLALCTVCQINASFLDYHNRRDFYVNLHADGEASFFVLLYILTFAISALIALCMLVKVKRLFGYGGKLSKE, encoded by the exons ATGTTCTCTGACAGGATTCTTATTGCGTCCTTAGCTCGCAGTGCCGCCGACACAAAAGGCGTGGCTAGCGAGAAACATATGAGGAAGACAACAGCTAGTCGCATATTATCCAGTCAGTTTCCAGTCGGAAATTATTTGCGGTGCCAGATTTGCGGAAGACCACAAAGAAG gtttgaacaacttgagg ATACGCCAGTGTGTCATCAGTTCTGGCCTGGACTATTGTGTTGCTCTTGGAATCTGGAACGTAAATTTCCATTCTCCGGTTCTCCAGAGATTACCATGGCGACAATTGTTATGGAGCAGATTGGCCGTCTCTTCATTAATCTGCAGCAGGTGAGGCAAGTTCCCCAGATGCTCTCCGAGGCCCTGCCTTCCAAGACCGACACCCTGCGTGACACGGAGGTGCCCCAATTTTTCCGTGAACGCTACATTTACTCTGGCTACCGGGCACTCCACCAGAACTGGCGCTACTACTTCCTGTCGCTCTTACAGCGGCACAACGAGACTATAAATGTTTGGACGCACCTAGTCGGAGCACTAGTGATCCTCATGAGAACTGCCCAGTTTACGGAGACCATAGATTTCATGAACGATCCTCATTCCTGGCCACTTCTCATCCTCCTCTTGTCGTCAGCAGGCTACATGAGCTTTAGCGCCGTGGCCCACCTGTTGGCGGCAAAATCGGAAGTCTGCCATTACGCCTTCTTTTACCTGGATTATGTAGGAGTGTCAATGTATCAGTATGGAAGCGCAGTGGCACACTACTACTATGCTATTGAAGAAAGTTGGCATGCACGTGTCCGAGGCTTTTTCATGCCTATTGCTAGCTTCTTGTGTTGCCTGTCTTGCTTCGGCTGCTGTTACGGGAAGTATCGCAATTACAGCCTTCCTACCTGGGTTCGTAAAGTAGGCCAAGTGGTGCCTTCAGCCGTAGCTTACAGTTGGGATACCAGTCCTGTGTTCCATCGTTTTATCATCTGGGCAAGAGGCGATTCCAAAAGCAGTCCTGCTCTGCCCTTTCACTTTGGCCAAGTGGCATTCTTTCTTTCCAGTGCTTTTTTCTTCACTCATCCTATTCCCGAGCGCTGGTTCCCAGGTCACTGTGACTTCTTAGGTCAGGGTCATCAAGTATTTCATGTGCTGCTTGCTCTGTGTACAGTCTGCCAGATCAATGCTTCATTTTTAGACTATCACAACCGTAGAGACTTCTATGTGAATCTCCATGCTGATGGCGAGGCATCGTTCTTTGTTTTGCtctatattttaacatttgccATCTCTGCTCTAATAGCCTTGTGCATGCTGGTGAAAGTAAAAAGATTGTTTGGCTATGGGGGAAAACTAAGTAAAGAATAG
- the paqr7a gene encoding progestin and adipoQ receptor family member VII, a isoform X2, with product MKWGLQTGNGNYWAAVTIKTVKCASDPLVHVFEDRKAVDTPVCHQFWPGLLCCSWNLERKFPFSGSPEITMATIVMEQIGRLFINLQQVRQVPQMLSEALPSKTDTLRDTEVPQFFRERYIYSGYRALHQNWRYYFLSLLQRHNETINVWTHLVGALVILMRTAQFTETIDFMNDPHSWPLLILLLSSAGYMSFSAVAHLLAAKSEVCHYAFFYLDYVGVSMYQYGSAVAHYYYAIEESWHARVRGFFMPIASFLCCLSCFGCCYGKYRNYSLPTWVRKVGQVVPSAVAYSWDTSPVFHRFIIWARGDSKSSPALPFHFGQVAFFLSSAFFFTHPIPERWFPGHCDFLGQGHQVFHVLLALCTVCQINASFLDYHNRRDFYVNLHADGEASFFVLLYILTFAISALIALCMLVKVKRLFGYGGKLSKE from the coding sequence ATACGCCAGTGTGTCATCAGTTCTGGCCTGGACTATTGTGTTGCTCTTGGAATCTGGAACGTAAATTTCCATTCTCCGGTTCTCCAGAGATTACCATGGCGACAATTGTTATGGAGCAGATTGGCCGTCTCTTCATTAATCTGCAGCAGGTGAGGCAAGTTCCCCAGATGCTCTCCGAGGCCCTGCCTTCCAAGACCGACACCCTGCGTGACACGGAGGTGCCCCAATTTTTCCGTGAACGCTACATTTACTCTGGCTACCGGGCACTCCACCAGAACTGGCGCTACTACTTCCTGTCGCTCTTACAGCGGCACAACGAGACTATAAATGTTTGGACGCACCTAGTCGGAGCACTAGTGATCCTCATGAGAACTGCCCAGTTTACGGAGACCATAGATTTCATGAACGATCCTCATTCCTGGCCACTTCTCATCCTCCTCTTGTCGTCAGCAGGCTACATGAGCTTTAGCGCCGTGGCCCACCTGTTGGCGGCAAAATCGGAAGTCTGCCATTACGCCTTCTTTTACCTGGATTATGTAGGAGTGTCAATGTATCAGTATGGAAGCGCAGTGGCACACTACTACTATGCTATTGAAGAAAGTTGGCATGCACGTGTCCGAGGCTTTTTCATGCCTATTGCTAGCTTCTTGTGTTGCCTGTCTTGCTTCGGCTGCTGTTACGGGAAGTATCGCAATTACAGCCTTCCTACCTGGGTTCGTAAAGTAGGCCAAGTGGTGCCTTCAGCCGTAGCTTACAGTTGGGATACCAGTCCTGTGTTCCATCGTTTTATCATCTGGGCAAGAGGCGATTCCAAAAGCAGTCCTGCTCTGCCCTTTCACTTTGGCCAAGTGGCATTCTTTCTTTCCAGTGCTTTTTTCTTCACTCATCCTATTCCCGAGCGCTGGTTCCCAGGTCACTGTGACTTCTTAGGTCAGGGTCATCAAGTATTTCATGTGCTGCTTGCTCTGTGTACAGTCTGCCAGATCAATGCTTCATTTTTAGACTATCACAACCGTAGAGACTTCTATGTGAATCTCCATGCTGATGGCGAGGCATCGTTCTTTGTTTTGCtctatattttaacatttgccATCTCTGCTCTAATAGCCTTGTGCATGCTGGTGAAAGTAAAAAGATTGTTTGGCTATGGGGGAAAACTAAGTAAAGAATAG